A region of the Streptobacillus ratti genome:
GGTGGATATTATGGTGGCTCTACAGATACTGTACAAAATACTTGTAGATATATTGTAGAACAAACAGGTGCTAGTGTAGTTTCTGTAGATTATTCATTAGCACCAGAATTTCCATATCCTACTTCTATAAATGAGGGATATACTATACTTAAATATTTTGAAAATAGATATGAGAACATCTATTTAAGTGGAGATAGTGCTGGTGGTGGACTTGCATGTTCTGTATGTATTAAAGATATAGAGGAAGAAAGTAAAATAGCAGATGGATTAATCATGTATTATCCAGTTTTACTTATAGACTTAAATGATAATTGTAGAGATGACTTTAATTGGAGTATTAAAGAGTATGATATAGATGAAACAAGTTCTGACTTGGGATTAATGAAATCAGAAGCAAGTGGTTTAAAATATGCTATGCCATATATTAAGGATATGTATATAAAAACAAATGAATCTAAAGAAAACTACTATATTTCTCAAATTAATGCACCAGATAGTTTAATTAAACAATTTCCTAAAACATTAATATTTACAGCTGAATATGATTATTTAAGATTAGAGGCAGAATATTTTTATAAAAGACTTAAGGAAAATTTTGTAAAATCAATAGGAATAAGATATGCAGGAGAAGTTCACGCTTTTATAGATAAAATAGGGTATAATGAGAGTGTTATAGATAGTGTAGAAGAAATAAGGGAGTTTATTAAATGATAAAAGAAATAATTGGATTAGAAATATCTAACCCTCTAACTTTATATAATCATGAATATAATGAAAAGGGATATTATTTAAAAAATGATGAGCATGAAATATATTATGAAGTTAGTGGAAATGAAAAAGGTATACCTGTAGTATTTGTTCATGGTGGACCTGGAGCACCTATGGGTGATTATGCAAAAAGATTTTTTAATAAAGATAAATTTAGAATAATAGTTATAGATCAAAGAGGTTGTGGAAAAAGTAAACCTTTTGCAAAAATAGAGGGGAATAACACTTTTGCTTTGATAGATGACATGGAAAAAATAAGAAAGTTTCTTGGAATAGAAAAATGGATAGTATTTGGTGGTTCATGGGGGTCAACATTATCTTTAGTTTACGCTATAAATCATCCAGAAAGAGTTTTAAAATTAGTTTTAAGAGGAATATTTTTAGGTAGAAGTGAAGATGTAGATTGGCTGTATAAAGAGGGTGCAAGCTATATTTATCCAGTAGAATTTGAAAAATTTTTATCTCCATTAACTAAAGAAGAAAGAGAAAATCCAGTTAAATCATATTTAAAGTATTTACAAATGGATTTAGACACAGCTAAAAAGTATGCTAAGGTATGGTCAGATTGGGAACATTCTTGTGTAAGACTTATTAGAAAAGATAATTTAAGTGAAATATCACAATCAGATATTTCTATGGCTATTACAGAATGTGTATATTTTAATAATAACTCTTTCTTACCAACAGATAATTACATTTTAGAAAACACTGATAAAATAAAGGACTTAGAAATAGATATAGTTCATGGTAGATATGATGTGGATTGTAGACTTATTGGAGCTTATGAGCTATATAAAAGCTTAAATAATGCAAGGCTATATATAATTCAAGATGCAGGGCATTCAAGTTTAGAAAAAGGTATTACTCATAAATTAATGGAAATTATGGAGGAATATAGTGGAAGATAAAATAAAATTAATAGCTATAGATTTTGACGGAACTTTTTTAGATGATAATCATTTTAAGCAAGATTTAAGCTATATTGATAAATTAAGAGAAAAAAATTTAAGTCAAGAAATAGTATTTGCAAGTGGAAGAGCTACAGCAGGTATAGTAGAACTTGTAAAAAAATTAAAAATGACAGATATTGTTAGATATATAATAGGGCATAATGGAGCTGAAATATTTGACTTAAAAGAAAATAAAATAATACACCAAGAATATATGGATAGTGAGGTAGTATTAAATATTATAGAACTTTTAGAAAAAAATGGCTTTAACAATCCATTTAGTATTCATGAGTGGAATAAGTTTTATACTTATAAAAATTCTAAAGAATATAGTGAAATGATTGAATTAGAACAAAGAATAAATTTTGTTGATTTGATTAATATAGATAATGTTAAAGATTTTCCAAAAAATAAAATTAAATTGATGATATTTACTAAAGATAAGATAGAACAAG
Encoded here:
- a CDS encoding alpha/beta hydrolase fold domain-containing protein — encoded protein: MDIRRPKIEGYKVGNLSPNVKFTKELKIKEGEKRGVKEFATSLEKMRSEMWFPNIDITKTHIKNEIQKIEGIRVVKYSKDVEDKEKLIIFFHGGGYYGGSTDTVQNTCRYIVEQTGASVVSVDYSLAPEFPYPTSINEGYTILKYFENRYENIYLSGDSAGGGLACSVCIKDIEEESKIADGLIMYYPVLLIDLNDNCRDDFNWSIKEYDIDETSSDLGLMKSEASGLKYAMPYIKDMYIKTNESKENYYISQINAPDSLIKQFPKTLIFTAEYDYLRLEAEYFYKRLKENFVKSIGIRYAGEVHAFIDKIGYNESVIDSVEEIREFIK
- the pip gene encoding prolyl aminopeptidase, coding for MIKEIIGLEISNPLTLYNHEYNEKGYYLKNDEHEIYYEVSGNEKGIPVVFVHGGPGAPMGDYAKRFFNKDKFRIIVIDQRGCGKSKPFAKIEGNNTFALIDDMEKIRKFLGIEKWIVFGGSWGSTLSLVYAINHPERVLKLVLRGIFLGRSEDVDWLYKEGASYIYPVEFEKFLSPLTKEERENPVKSYLKYLQMDLDTAKKYAKVWSDWEHSCVRLIRKDNLSEISQSDISMAITECVYFNNNSFLPTDNYILENTDKIKDLEIDIVHGRYDVDCRLIGAYELYKSLNNARLYIIQDAGHSSLEKGITHKLMEIMEEYSGR
- a CDS encoding Cof-type HAD-IIB family hydrolase codes for the protein MEDKIKLIAIDFDGTFLDDNHFKQDLSYIDKLREKNLSQEIVFASGRATAGIVELVKKLKMTDIVRYIIGHNGAEIFDLKENKIIHQEYMDSEVVLNIIELLEKNGFNNPFSIHEWNKFYTYKNSKEYSEMIELEQRINFVDLINIDNVKDFPKNKIKLMIFTKDKIEQEGIYNLISNSKFNDEVTQARSAVFLNELTKKGVNKAKGLEILCSKLGIDLKEVLAFGNAENDIDMLLKVGYGFAMKNSEKILLEKVKRITKYTNNEFGVEREIIDFLGI